The following are encoded in a window of Amaranthus tricolor cultivar Red isolate AtriRed21 chromosome 2, ASM2621246v1, whole genome shotgun sequence genomic DNA:
- the LOC130805239 gene encoding synaptotagmin-2-like isoform X2 → MYLWPRTLEVPILDPTKAQRKPVGILHVKILRATKLKKKDLLGASDPYVKLKLSDDRTPSKKTTVKHKNLNPEWNEEFNLTIRDPETQMLELKVYDWEQVGKHDRMGMNHVPLKELTPDEPKEFTVDLLKTGDPNDPQNEKSRGQIVIQLTYKAFKEEDLGKDFEDSMQQAPKGTPAGGGILIVRVHEGQDLEGKHHTNPFVRVIFRGEERKTKTIKKNRDPRWDEQFQFVVEEPPTKDKLHLEVVSSSSRSLLHSKESLGYVDINLNDVVNNKRTNEKYNLIDSKHGRILVELLWRAAPPKS, encoded by the exons ATGTATCTATGGCCACGTACACTAGAAGTACCAATTTTGGATCCCACAAA AGCTCAAAGGAAGCCCGTGGGCATTTTACATGTAAAGATTTTAAGAGCCACAAAGCTGAAGAAGAAAGATCTCCTGGGTGCATCGGACCCGTACGTAAAATTGAAGCTCAGCGACGATAGAACTCCATCGAAGAAAACAACAGTGAAGCACAAGAACTTGAACCCTGAATGGAATGAGGAATTTAATTTGACAATAAGAGATCCGGAGACCCAGATGCTAGAACTTAAAGTGTATGATTGGGAACAG GTTGGTAAACATGATAGAATGGGTATGAATCATGTTCCTTTGAAAGAACTTACTCCTGATGAGCCAAAGGAATTTACTGTTGATCTCCTTAAAACCGGTGATCCAAATGATCCTCAAAATGAGAAATCACGGGGTCAGATTGTGATTCAATTGACATACAAAGCATTTAAAGAGGAGGATCTCGGAAAAGATTTTGAAGATTCAATGCAGCAAGCACCCAAAGGAACTCCTGCTGGTGGAGGTATTCTTATTGTGAGAGTACATGAAGGTCAAGATCTCGAAGGAAAGCATCATACAAACCCGTTTGTACGTGTCATCTTTAGAGGGGAAGAGAGAAAGACCAAG ACTATCAAAAAGAATAGAGATCCGCGTTGGGATGAGCAATTTCAGTTCGTAGTCGAAGAACCTCCCACAAAAGATAAGCTACATCTGGAAGTTGTGAGTTCCTCTTCAAGAAGCTTACTTCACTCCAAG GAATCCTTGGGGTACGTAGATATAAACCTAAATGATGTTGTTAACAACAAGAGGACAAACGAGAAGTATAATCTTATCGACTCGAAGCATGGGCGCATCCTAGTCGAGCTATTGTGGAGAGCTGCTCCCCCAAAGTCTTAG
- the LOC130805239 gene encoding synaptotagmin-2-like isoform X1, producing MDWMSPIFRLFSVIIGFVGFSFGITIGVTIGYFLFIYFQSSDVQDPDIRPLADEDTDKLRRLLPEIPLWVKNPDYDRIDWLNKFIALMWPYLDKAICKTIKDIATPIIAEQISKYKIDSVEFEKLTLGSLPPTFQGMKVYVTDEKELIMEPSLKWASNPNVMVAVKAFGLKATAQMLDLQIFASPRITLKPLVPSFPCFASIYVSLMEKPHVDFGLKLLGADLLSIPGLYRFVQELIKDQVANMYLWPRTLEVPILDPTKAQRKPVGILHVKILRATKLKKKDLLGASDPYVKLKLSDDRTPSKKTTVKHKNLNPEWNEEFNLTIRDPETQMLELKVYDWEQVGKHDRMGMNHVPLKELTPDEPKEFTVDLLKTGDPNDPQNEKSRGQIVIQLTYKAFKEEDLGKDFEDSMQQAPKGTPAGGGILIVRVHEGQDLEGKHHTNPFVRVIFRGEERKTKTIKKNRDPRWDEQFQFVVEEPPTKDKLHLEVVSSSSRSLLHSKESLGYVDINLNDVVNNKRTNEKYNLIDSKHGRILVELLWRAAPPKS from the exons ATGGATTGGATGAGTCCAATATTTCGCTTATTCAGTGTGATAATTGGGTTTGTAGGGTTTAGTTTTGGGATTACAATTGGTGTTACGATTGGTTATTTCTTATTCATCTACTTTCAGTCATCTGATGTTCAG GATCCTGATATTCGTCCATTGGCTGACGAAGATACAGATAAATTACGGAGGCTGCTTCCTGAAATACCTCTTTGGGTGAAGAACCCTGATTATGATCGT ATTGACTGGCTGAACAAGTTTATAGCCCTGATGTGGCCGTATCTAGACAAG GCAATATGCAAAACTATAAAGGATATTGCAACTCCTATAATTGCTGAACAGATTTCAAAATACAAAATTGACTCTGTTGAATTTGAGAAACTCACCTTAGGGTCACTACCACCAACTTTCCAAG GTATGAAAGTCTATGTTACAGACGAGAAAGAATTGATTATGGAGCCATCTTTAAAGTGGGCATCAAATCCTAATGTCATGGTTGCTGTAAAAGCTTTTGGCTTGAAGGCAACTGCTCAG ATGTTGGATCTTCAAATATTTGCTTCTCCCCGCATAACTTTGAAGCCCTTGGTGCCAAGTTTCCCATGTTTTGCTAGCATTTATGTTTCTCTTATGGAGAAG CCGCATGTTGACTTTGGTCTGAAGCTTCTAGGGGCTGATCTCCTGTCAATACCTGGCCTTTATAGGTTTGTCCAG GAGCTAATTAAAGACCAAGTTGCTAATATGTATCTATGGCCACGTACACTAGAAGTACCAATTTTGGATCCCACAAA AGCTCAAAGGAAGCCCGTGGGCATTTTACATGTAAAGATTTTAAGAGCCACAAAGCTGAAGAAGAAAGATCTCCTGGGTGCATCGGACCCGTACGTAAAATTGAAGCTCAGCGACGATAGAACTCCATCGAAGAAAACAACAGTGAAGCACAAGAACTTGAACCCTGAATGGAATGAGGAATTTAATTTGACAATAAGAGATCCGGAGACCCAGATGCTAGAACTTAAAGTGTATGATTGGGAACAG GTTGGTAAACATGATAGAATGGGTATGAATCATGTTCCTTTGAAAGAACTTACTCCTGATGAGCCAAAGGAATTTACTGTTGATCTCCTTAAAACCGGTGATCCAAATGATCCTCAAAATGAGAAATCACGGGGTCAGATTGTGATTCAATTGACATACAAAGCATTTAAAGAGGAGGATCTCGGAAAAGATTTTGAAGATTCAATGCAGCAAGCACCCAAAGGAACTCCTGCTGGTGGAGGTATTCTTATTGTGAGAGTACATGAAGGTCAAGATCTCGAAGGAAAGCATCATACAAACCCGTTTGTACGTGTCATCTTTAGAGGGGAAGAGAGAAAGACCAAG ACTATCAAAAAGAATAGAGATCCGCGTTGGGATGAGCAATTTCAGTTCGTAGTCGAAGAACCTCCCACAAAAGATAAGCTACATCTGGAAGTTGTGAGTTCCTCTTCAAGAAGCTTACTTCACTCCAAG GAATCCTTGGGGTACGTAGATATAAACCTAAATGATGTTGTTAACAACAAGAGGACAAACGAGAAGTATAATCTTATCGACTCGAAGCATGGGCGCATCCTAGTCGAGCTATTGTGGAGAGCTGCTCCCCCAAAGTCTTAG